A stretch of Eleutherodactylus coqui strain aEleCoq1 chromosome 2, aEleCoq1.hap1, whole genome shotgun sequence DNA encodes these proteins:
- the ZNF800 gene encoding zinc finger protein 800 isoform X2, with the protein MFRSPSAEPESKHDMETEETKSPTQKHLRDKCCQTDHHHHGCCDSENVVEPGDPPLLQQPVPTSKSGILQIIECFRSGTKQLKVMLLREVDTIFECKSCRSLFRGLPNLITHKQFYCLSKFQVDEDPPNGNNQNQVTKDLVESIYPRTNDPEVVIQLEAIQTNQNAVFQIVKPASDVHLDANVSDSAADVQEEESVPASQPSLTPETETLISPSENTTIEANSSFSNVDDLNVSSIVAKSVKKASNSNPFLCRVCKKDFNCRRSIRRHIKKVHKKKLEDIKKFIEVQRNTPLSSSKGLARIVHSTGKSCHICQKSFATKANTRRHIDEVHRGMRRDYLTTESSTKPVKIMNPEIATPKKEAKTISRTKKSSAKSDFSIASFICSVCNRRYTSKYLLKKHMQIVHKASQSENNAKSDEGHVTITNGKIKLEYSSSNSGTSSPQSESKGATIEKKNVPTVKSKTKSDVDSPKTVSSPAGDKKKCRKPKLSAGFDFKQLYCKLCKRQFTSKQNLAKHIELHTDGNCIFVKFYRCPLCSYETRRKRDVIRHITVVHKKSQRALIKITSNLESRVIKKPIECIMDKTSKKGHKNEKGKKPISKKDPSLSSSKKNDGNDVGIEVKVTKNFSLLKCKTCGKAFAKKKDLEQHKKNHKVTSNNLSADIKNKGRSTRSKTPVS; encoded by the exons AGCAAACATGACATGGAGACGGAAGAAACAAAGTCACCCACACAAAAACATTTAAGGGACAAGTGTTGTCAAACTGATCATCACCACCATGGTTGCTGTGACTCAG aaAATGTTGTGGAGCCAGGAGACCCACCTTTATTGCAACAGCCTGTTCCGACTTCAAAATCTGGCATTCTACAAATTATTGAATGTTTCAGATCGG GCACCAAACAGCTTAAAGTAATGCTTTTACGAGAAGTAGACACTATATTTGAATGTAAATCTTGCCGCAGTCTTTTCCGGGGATTGCCGAATCTGATAACACACAAACAATTTTACTGTTTATCCAAGTTCCAAGTGGATGAAG ATCCTCCGAACGGGAATAATCAAAATCAAGTAACAAAAGATCTGGTGGAGTCGATATACCCAAGAACAAATGATCCGGAGGTTGTCATACAACTAGAAGCTATTCAGACCAACCAAAATGCAGTGTTTCAGATTGTTAAGCCTGCTAGTGACGTACATCTCGATGCCAATGTGTCTGACTCAGCTGCTGACGTTCAAGAGGAAGAGTCTGTCCCTGCTTCTCAGCCATCATTGACTCCAGAAACAGAAACTTTGATTTCACCTTCTGAGAATACTACAATAGAGGCTAATTCTAGTTTTTCAAATGTAGATGATCTGAATGTTTCCAGTATTGTTGCGAAATCTGTTAAGAAAGCTAGCAACAGCAATCCATTTTTATGTCGCGTTTGCAAAAAAGATTTTAACTGTAGAAGAAGTATTCGTCGTCATATTAAAAAAGTACATAAGAAAAAGTTGGAAGATATTAAGAAATTCATTGAAGTACAAAGAAATACACCTTTATCGTCTTCAAAAGGACTTGCCCGCATAGTCCATTCAACAGGTAAAAGCTGTCACATATGCCAGAAATCATTTGCTACGAAGGCAAATACAAGGAGACACATTGATGAAGTTCATAGGGGTATGAGACGAGACTATTTGACAACAGAGAGCAGCACGAAACCTGTTAAGATTATGAATCCTGAAATTGCAACACCCAAAAAAGAAGCGAAGACTATTTCCCGTACAAAAAAATCTTCAGCAAAGTCCGATTTTAGCATTGCATCTTTTATTTGTTCTGTTTGCAATAGGCGATACACCTCAAAATACCTACTGAAGAAACATATGCAGATAGTACATAAGGCCTCTCAATCTGAAAATAATGCTAAATCAGATGAAGGACATGTCACGATCACAAATGGTAAAATCAAACTTGAATATTCCTCGTCAAATTCTGGTACAAGTTCCCCTCAAAGTGAATCTAAGGGGGCAACCATTGAAAAAAAGAATGTACCTAcagtaaaaagtaaaacaaagtcGGATGTAGATTCTCCTAAAACTGTTTCTTCTCCTGCCGGTGATAAAAAGAAATGTCGAAAGCCTAAATTATCAGCTGGCTTTGATTTCAAGCAACTTTACTGTAAACTCTGCAAACGGCAATTCACTTCTAAGCAAAACCTGGCAAAACACATTGAGCTACATACAGATGGAAACTGCATATTTGTAAAATTTTACAGATGCCCTCTTTGCTCGTATGAGACCCGTCGGAAGCGTGATGTTATCCGTCATATTACAGTGGTTCACAAAAAGTCACAGCGTGCACTGATTAAAATAACCTCAAACTTGGAAAGTCGAGTCATCAAGAAGCCGATTGAGTGCATTATGGATAAAACTTCCAAAAAAGGTCACAAGaacgaaaaaggaaaaaaacctatTTCAAAAAAAGATCCGTCCTTATCGTCTAGCAAAAAGAATGATGGGAATGATGTAGGTATTGAGGTTAAGGTGACCAAAAACTTTTCATTACTGAAATGTAAGACCTGCGGTAAGGCCTTTGCTAAAAAGAAAGATTTGGAGCAACACAAAAAGAATCACAAAGTGACTTCTAATAATTTATCTGCGGATATAAAAAACAAAGGGAGAAGCACAAGGTCTAAAACACCTGTTTCTTAA
- the ZNF800 gene encoding zinc finger protein 800 isoform X1: MEKNSITPRKTHYLRNKSKHDMETEETKSPTQKHLRDKCCQTDHHHHGCCDSENVVEPGDPPLLQQPVPTSKSGILQIIECFRSGTKQLKVMLLREVDTIFECKSCRSLFRGLPNLITHKQFYCLSKFQVDEDPPNGNNQNQVTKDLVESIYPRTNDPEVVIQLEAIQTNQNAVFQIVKPASDVHLDANVSDSAADVQEEESVPASQPSLTPETETLISPSENTTIEANSSFSNVDDLNVSSIVAKSVKKASNSNPFLCRVCKKDFNCRRSIRRHIKKVHKKKLEDIKKFIEVQRNTPLSSSKGLARIVHSTGKSCHICQKSFATKANTRRHIDEVHRGMRRDYLTTESSTKPVKIMNPEIATPKKEAKTISRTKKSSAKSDFSIASFICSVCNRRYTSKYLLKKHMQIVHKASQSENNAKSDEGHVTITNGKIKLEYSSSNSGTSSPQSESKGATIEKKNVPTVKSKTKSDVDSPKTVSSPAGDKKKCRKPKLSAGFDFKQLYCKLCKRQFTSKQNLAKHIELHTDGNCIFVKFYRCPLCSYETRRKRDVIRHITVVHKKSQRALIKITSNLESRVIKKPIECIMDKTSKKGHKNEKGKKPISKKDPSLSSSKKNDGNDVGIEVKVTKNFSLLKCKTCGKAFAKKKDLEQHKKNHKVTSNNLSADIKNKGRSTRSKTPVS; this comes from the exons ATGGAAAAAAATTCCATAACACCTCGGAAGACACACTATTTGCGCAACAAG AGCAAACATGACATGGAGACGGAAGAAACAAAGTCACCCACACAAAAACATTTAAGGGACAAGTGTTGTCAAACTGATCATCACCACCATGGTTGCTGTGACTCAG aaAATGTTGTGGAGCCAGGAGACCCACCTTTATTGCAACAGCCTGTTCCGACTTCAAAATCTGGCATTCTACAAATTATTGAATGTTTCAGATCGG GCACCAAACAGCTTAAAGTAATGCTTTTACGAGAAGTAGACACTATATTTGAATGTAAATCTTGCCGCAGTCTTTTCCGGGGATTGCCGAATCTGATAACACACAAACAATTTTACTGTTTATCCAAGTTCCAAGTGGATGAAG ATCCTCCGAACGGGAATAATCAAAATCAAGTAACAAAAGATCTGGTGGAGTCGATATACCCAAGAACAAATGATCCGGAGGTTGTCATACAACTAGAAGCTATTCAGACCAACCAAAATGCAGTGTTTCAGATTGTTAAGCCTGCTAGTGACGTACATCTCGATGCCAATGTGTCTGACTCAGCTGCTGACGTTCAAGAGGAAGAGTCTGTCCCTGCTTCTCAGCCATCATTGACTCCAGAAACAGAAACTTTGATTTCACCTTCTGAGAATACTACAATAGAGGCTAATTCTAGTTTTTCAAATGTAGATGATCTGAATGTTTCCAGTATTGTTGCGAAATCTGTTAAGAAAGCTAGCAACAGCAATCCATTTTTATGTCGCGTTTGCAAAAAAGATTTTAACTGTAGAAGAAGTATTCGTCGTCATATTAAAAAAGTACATAAGAAAAAGTTGGAAGATATTAAGAAATTCATTGAAGTACAAAGAAATACACCTTTATCGTCTTCAAAAGGACTTGCCCGCATAGTCCATTCAACAGGTAAAAGCTGTCACATATGCCAGAAATCATTTGCTACGAAGGCAAATACAAGGAGACACATTGATGAAGTTCATAGGGGTATGAGACGAGACTATTTGACAACAGAGAGCAGCACGAAACCTGTTAAGATTATGAATCCTGAAATTGCAACACCCAAAAAAGAAGCGAAGACTATTTCCCGTACAAAAAAATCTTCAGCAAAGTCCGATTTTAGCATTGCATCTTTTATTTGTTCTGTTTGCAATAGGCGATACACCTCAAAATACCTACTGAAGAAACATATGCAGATAGTACATAAGGCCTCTCAATCTGAAAATAATGCTAAATCAGATGAAGGACATGTCACGATCACAAATGGTAAAATCAAACTTGAATATTCCTCGTCAAATTCTGGTACAAGTTCCCCTCAAAGTGAATCTAAGGGGGCAACCATTGAAAAAAAGAATGTACCTAcagtaaaaagtaaaacaaagtcGGATGTAGATTCTCCTAAAACTGTTTCTTCTCCTGCCGGTGATAAAAAGAAATGTCGAAAGCCTAAATTATCAGCTGGCTTTGATTTCAAGCAACTTTACTGTAAACTCTGCAAACGGCAATTCACTTCTAAGCAAAACCTGGCAAAACACATTGAGCTACATACAGATGGAAACTGCATATTTGTAAAATTTTACAGATGCCCTCTTTGCTCGTATGAGACCCGTCGGAAGCGTGATGTTATCCGTCATATTACAGTGGTTCACAAAAAGTCACAGCGTGCACTGATTAAAATAACCTCAAACTTGGAAAGTCGAGTCATCAAGAAGCCGATTGAGTGCATTATGGATAAAACTTCCAAAAAAGGTCACAAGaacgaaaaaggaaaaaaacctatTTCAAAAAAAGATCCGTCCTTATCGTCTAGCAAAAAGAATGATGGGAATGATGTAGGTATTGAGGTTAAGGTGACCAAAAACTTTTCATTACTGAAATGTAAGACCTGCGGTAAGGCCTTTGCTAAAAAGAAAGATTTGGAGCAACACAAAAAGAATCACAAAGTGACTTCTAATAATTTATCTGCGGATATAAAAAACAAAGGGAGAAGCACAAGGTCTAAAACACCTGTTTCTTAA